A stretch of Roseibium porphyridii DNA encodes these proteins:
- the msrA gene encoding peptide-methionine (S)-S-oxide reductase MsrA: MSFMTMLSKKFSLPAQDEALPGRSDAIVPGEAHFVNGRSLQGPYPETFKTVLFGMGCFWGAERLFWQLPGVHVTAVGYAGGHTPNPTYHETCTGRTGHTEAVFVVYDPDQTSLSDLLKVFWENHDPTQGMRQGNDTGTQYRSAIYVGSEEDLALAEQSRDTYQSALKAGSHMASITTEIRQLDEFYFAEDYHQQYLAKNPAGYCGIGGTGVSCPTGL; encoded by the coding sequence ATGTCCTTCATGACGATGTTGAGCAAGAAATTTTCGCTTCCCGCACAAGATGAAGCATTGCCGGGCCGGTCGGACGCAATTGTGCCAGGTGAGGCCCACTTCGTGAACGGTCGCTCGCTTCAGGGGCCTTACCCTGAAACTTTCAAAACTGTTTTGTTCGGCATGGGCTGCTTCTGGGGTGCTGAGCGGTTGTTCTGGCAGCTCCCGGGCGTTCATGTAACCGCTGTTGGATATGCGGGCGGTCATACGCCCAACCCGACCTATCATGAAACCTGTACCGGGAGGACGGGTCACACCGAGGCCGTTTTTGTTGTTTACGATCCGGATCAGACCAGTCTCTCCGATCTCCTGAAGGTGTTTTGGGAAAACCACGACCCGACGCAGGGAATGCGTCAGGGCAACGATACCGGCACCCAGTACCGTTCGGCGATCTATGTGGGTTCCGAAGAAGACCTTGCACTGGCCGAACAGTCCAGAGACACCTACCAGTCGGCATTGAAAGCCGGAAGCCATATGGCATCGATCACAACCGAAATCCGGCAGCTCGACGAATTCTATTTCGCAGAGGACTATCACCAGCAATATTTGGCGAAAAATCCAGCCGGCTATTGCGGCATTGGCGGGACGGGCGTTTCGTGCCCGACAGGTCTTTGA
- the pheT gene encoding phenylalanine--tRNA ligase subunit beta — MKFTLSWLKDHLDTDASLEEIVERLTMIGLEVEEVTNRADRLKPFRIAKVLEAEQHPNADRLRVLKVDTGEGDPIQIVCGAPNARAGLVGVLGKPGDYIPGLDVTLSVGKIRDVESFGMMCSERELELSDEHTGIIDLAEDAPVGMSYAEWAGLDEPVIEIGLTPNRPDCTGVYGIARDLAAAGLGKLKERSHEQIRGGYPCPVDISLDFSDTKAMCKAFGLRMVKGVKNGPSPKWLQDRLTAIGLRPINALVDMTNYITFDQGRPLHVFDADKVYGNLVVRRGRTGEKIDGLNGKSYDVDDTICVIADDNGVESLGGILGGEPSGCTEDTVNVLIESALWDEDDIAATGRKLGVNTDARYRFERGVDPDYMMPGLEYATRMVMDLCGGEASEATQAGAVPDSTNIVDFPYSEVKRLAGVEFSLAEINLALKSLGFWISGSGDTVKVAAPSWRPDIEGKADLVEEVVRIIGLDRVPFTPLPRTGTVNQKVLTTSQIRRNRARRALAARGFNEAVTWSFISAEQADLFGGGAPELALANPISPEMSDMRPSLLPGLLAAAQRNADRGFGDVALFEVGQVFLDDTPEGQKMVASGARRGTAKPQGSGRHWSGAASSVDVFDAKADAEAALAAIGAPVERLQVYTDAPDTFHPGRSGCLKLGPKNTLAVFGEIHPRLLQKLDIEGPLVAFEIYLEALPLPKGKGGRSKGALNASDLMPVRRDFAFLVGKDVVAETLLKAARGAEKNLISDVTLFDVYEGQGVPEDQKSVAIDVMLQPRQKTLTDEDIDAVAKKIIANVEKATGGTLRG; from the coding sequence ATGAAATTCACCTTGTCCTGGCTCAAGGACCATTTGGACACCGACGCCAGCCTGGAAGAGATCGTGGAACGTTTGACCATGATCGGCCTGGAAGTTGAAGAAGTCACCAACAGGGCCGACCGGCTGAAGCCGTTCAGGATTGCCAAGGTTCTGGAAGCTGAACAGCATCCCAATGCCGACCGTTTGCGCGTTCTGAAGGTGGACACGGGCGAAGGCGACCCGATCCAGATCGTTTGCGGAGCTCCTAATGCCCGTGCCGGACTGGTTGGTGTTCTGGGGAAACCCGGCGACTATATTCCCGGTCTTGATGTGACGCTGTCCGTCGGCAAGATCCGCGATGTCGAGAGCTTTGGCATGATGTGCTCCGAACGTGAGCTGGAGCTTTCGGACGAGCACACTGGCATCATCGATCTGGCCGAAGACGCCCCGGTCGGCATGAGTTATGCCGAATGGGCAGGCCTTGACGAACCGGTCATCGAAATCGGCCTGACCCCAAACCGCCCGGACTGTACCGGCGTTTACGGCATTGCGCGCGATCTGGCAGCTGCCGGCCTCGGTAAACTGAAAGAACGCAGCCACGAACAGATCCGCGGCGGATATCCTTGTCCCGTCGATATCTCGCTCGACTTCAGCGACACCAAGGCGATGTGCAAGGCGTTCGGCCTGCGTATGGTCAAGGGTGTCAAGAACGGCCCCTCACCAAAATGGCTTCAGGATCGTCTGACGGCTATCGGCCTTCGACCGATCAACGCGCTCGTCGACATGACCAACTACATCACATTCGATCAGGGTCGTCCGCTTCACGTTTTTGACGCGGACAAAGTGTACGGCAATCTGGTCGTCCGCCGCGGTAGGACCGGTGAGAAGATCGATGGCCTCAATGGCAAATCGTACGACGTCGACGACACGATCTGCGTCATAGCAGATGATAACGGCGTGGAGAGCCTCGGAGGCATTCTCGGCGGCGAACCGTCCGGATGCACCGAAGACACCGTCAATGTGCTGATTGAATCGGCCCTTTGGGATGAAGACGATATTGCCGCCACGGGCCGGAAGCTTGGTGTGAACACTGATGCGCGGTATCGCTTCGAGCGTGGCGTCGACCCGGACTACATGATGCCCGGCCTTGAATATGCGACACGCATGGTGATGGATCTTTGTGGCGGAGAAGCTTCAGAGGCGACCCAGGCTGGCGCTGTACCAGACAGCACCAACATCGTTGATTTCCCCTATTCGGAAGTGAAACGTCTCGCCGGCGTTGAATTCTCGCTTGCAGAAATCAATCTCGCGCTGAAGTCCCTTGGCTTCTGGATTTCCGGCTCCGGTGACACCGTGAAAGTGGCAGCACCGAGCTGGCGCCCGGACATTGAAGGCAAAGCCGATCTGGTCGAAGAAGTGGTGCGTATCATCGGCCTCGACCGAGTGCCGTTCACCCCGTTGCCACGCACAGGCACCGTGAACCAGAAAGTGCTGACGACAAGCCAGATCCGCCGCAACAGGGCCCGTCGGGCGCTTGCCGCACGCGGGTTCAACGAGGCCGTGACCTGGTCATTCATTTCGGCTGAACAGGCAGACCTGTTCGGCGGTGGCGCGCCGGAGCTGGCACTTGCCAATCCAATCTCGCCAGAGATGTCGGACATGCGCCCCAGCCTGCTGCCGGGTCTGCTGGCTGCTGCCCAGCGCAATGCGGATCGTGGCTTCGGCGATGTGGCCCTTTTCGAGGTCGGACAGGTGTTTCTGGACGACACGCCCGAGGGACAGAAGATGGTGGCGAGCGGCGCTCGTCGCGGGACCGCAAAACCTCAGGGGTCAGGTCGGCACTGGTCAGGTGCTGCATCGAGTGTTGATGTCTTTGATGCCAAGGCGGACGCCGAGGCAGCATTGGCGGCCATCGGTGCCCCGGTCGAGAGATTGCAGGTTTATACGGATGCTCCTGACACCTTCCATCCGGGACGGTCAGGCTGCCTGAAACTCGGCCCGAAGAATACACTGGCCGTTTTCGGAGAAATCCATCCGCGCCTCCTGCAGAAGCTCGACATTGAAGGTCCGTTGGTCGCCTTCGAGATCTATCTGGAAGCCCTGCCACTGCCAAAAGGCAAAGGCGGGCGCTCCAAGGGTGCATTGAACGCAAGCGATCTGATGCCGGTGCGTCGAGATTTTGCATTCCTGGTCGGCAAGGACGTTGTTGCGGAAACACTGTTGAAGGCAGCCCGTGGTGCGGAAAAGAACCTGATCAGCGACGTGACCCTGTTTGATGTTTATGAAGGACAGGGCGTGCCGGAAGATCAAAAGTCGGTCGCGATCGATGTGATGCTGCAGCCGCGCCAGAAGACCCTGACCGACGAAGACATTGATGCTGTCGCCAAGAAGATCATCGCCAATGTCGAAAAAGCGACTGGCGGGACACTCCGCGGCTAA
- a CDS encoding methyl-accepting chemotaxis protein, whose protein sequence is MTDTASPASGLDAFRDSFARIAVYFTWFNVLLVVGTAWWNGFVSMTAVGGAAILLGLAATASWVKFGAGVETRLATSMSLAGLVALFVAALATPAGEVSYQLDGHMYFFAVLAMLACWVDWRALVAYAGVVAVHHLVLNFAMPWAVFPNGADFARVVFHATIVVAEVAVLWWMADSLAKAFQASDQARHEAETARSEAELLQQQTSEHDEMEHHRREAVSQRIDAFRDEISGALNNVGERVRDMRGSAEELGVVAEDTTERASSVSDASETASSNVQMVASAAEELSSSISEITRQVEQTTEIVHQATENAQTSNQKVAGLAEAANRIGEVVTLIQAIAEQTNLLALNATIEAARAGEAGKGFAVVASEVKELATQTSKATEEIGSQIAAIQAETKDAVNSIGVIAATMDEVNSYTAAIASAVDQQGSATAEISRNVAEAADGTGRVATNIGGVREAVERTGQSASSLTGSADVLETETEDMRRAIDSFLKDVAAA, encoded by the coding sequence ATGACTGATACGGCAAGCCCAGCTTCGGGCCTGGACGCCTTCCGGGACAGTTTTGCCCGGATCGCGGTCTATTTTACCTGGTTCAACGTGCTGCTGGTCGTGGGGACGGCCTGGTGGAACGGATTTGTGTCAATGACGGCGGTCGGTGGTGCTGCGATTCTTCTTGGTCTTGCGGCAACCGCGTCCTGGGTCAAGTTTGGGGCGGGCGTTGAAACACGCCTGGCAACATCCATGTCCCTTGCGGGCCTCGTCGCCTTGTTCGTCGCCGCTCTTGCGACGCCTGCCGGTGAGGTGTCCTATCAGCTCGACGGTCACATGTACTTCTTCGCGGTTCTGGCCATGCTGGCCTGCTGGGTGGATTGGCGTGCGCTGGTCGCCTATGCCGGCGTCGTTGCCGTGCACCACCTTGTGCTGAACTTTGCCATGCCGTGGGCGGTCTTCCCGAATGGGGCTGATTTTGCCCGCGTGGTTTTCCACGCGACGATTGTTGTCGCTGAAGTTGCCGTCCTGTGGTGGATGGCCGACAGCCTTGCCAAAGCCTTCCAGGCTTCTGATCAGGCGCGCCATGAAGCGGAAACCGCGCGTTCGGAAGCTGAGTTGCTGCAACAGCAGACAAGCGAACATGACGAGATGGAGCACCATCGCCGCGAGGCAGTCAGTCAGCGCATCGATGCCTTCCGGGACGAAATCTCAGGTGCACTGAACAATGTCGGCGAAAGAGTGCGCGACATGCGCGGCTCCGCTGAAGAGCTTGGCGTTGTTGCAGAAGACACGACGGAACGCGCCTCCTCCGTGTCCGATGCCTCTGAAACCGCGTCCTCGAACGTTCAGATGGTCGCCTCTGCCGCCGAAGAGCTCTCATCTTCGATTTCCGAGATTACACGTCAGGTTGAGCAGACCACTGAAATCGTCCACCAGGCGACGGAAAACGCACAGACCAGCAACCAGAAAGTTGCTGGGCTGGCGGAAGCCGCCAACCGAATTGGTGAGGTTGTCACCTTGATCCAGGCGATTGCAGAGCAAACCAATCTCTTGGCGCTCAATGCCACAATCGAGGCAGCACGCGCTGGTGAAGCAGGTAAAGGATTTGCGGTTGTTGCCTCTGAAGTGAAAGAGCTGGCAACCCAGACATCCAAAGCGACGGAAGAGATCGGTTCTCAGATCGCAGCCATTCAGGCCGAGACGAAAGATGCCGTCAATTCCATTGGGGTCATTGCGGCGACCATGGACGAAGTCAACAGCTATACTGCTGCCATTGCCTCCGCGGTCGACCAACAGGGTTCCGCTACAGCTGAGATTTCCAGAAACGTTGCCGAAGCAGCCGATGGAACAGGCCGTGTTGCGACAAATATCGGCGGTGTACGGGAAGCGGTTGAACGCACAGGCCAATCCGCATCGTCTCTGACAGGTTCAGCCGATGTTCTTGAAACGGAAACAGAGGATATGCGCCGGGCGATCGACAGTTTCCTGAAGGATGTCGCCGCAGCCTGA
- a CDS encoding ABC transporter permease translates to MYSKPFNDSLKQQFAIISALIIREMTTRYGNKFGGYMWAVLDPVLFIAILTIVFSAVAHIPPLGRSFMLFFATGYASFYIYRSTADQVANAVEANRALLNYPIVRPYDAIVSRVLLQAATLFVVNLLLFGVMSFFVEIGPIRMGPILAASAIGLTLGAGVGISNIVWFHLNSTYQHIWGVINRPAFMVSGVFFLPEAIPLPYRDVLMWNPLVHLVGLFRMGFYPTYRASYVDLPYVIGLAVFSVVFGLFLVWLFDARLREPK, encoded by the coding sequence ATGTATTCAAAACCGTTCAACGATAGCCTGAAACAACAGTTCGCGATCATTTCCGCATTGATCATTCGCGAGATGACCACCCGATATGGCAACAAGTTCGGCGGCTATATGTGGGCGGTTCTGGACCCGGTGCTGTTCATCGCGATCCTCACGATCGTGTTTTCCGCTGTTGCGCACATACCGCCGCTCGGCCGCAGCTTCATGTTGTTTTTCGCGACTGGATACGCATCGTTTTACATCTACCGTTCGACTGCGGACCAAGTCGCCAACGCGGTCGAAGCCAATCGGGCCTTGCTCAACTATCCAATCGTTCGTCCCTATGACGCGATTGTTTCGCGCGTCTTGCTGCAGGCAGCAACCCTCTTCGTGGTCAACCTGCTGCTGTTCGGTGTGATGTCGTTTTTTGTCGAAATCGGACCCATTCGGATGGGACCTATCTTGGCCGCCAGTGCCATTGGTCTGACGCTTGGCGCCGGCGTCGGTATCTCCAACATCGTCTGGTTCCACCTCAACAGCACGTACCAACATATCTGGGGTGTTATCAACCGACCCGCCTTCATGGTCTCGGGTGTGTTCTTTCTTCCCGAAGCCATTCCGCTGCCCTATCGCGATGTTCTGATGTGGAACCCGCTGGTACACTTGGTTGGGCTGTTCCGAATGGGCTTCTACCCCACCTATCGCGCCTCCTATGTCGACTTACCCTATGTGATAGGTTTGGCTGTATTTTCTGTTGTGTTTGGTCTGTTTCTTGTGTGGCTGTTCGATGCCCGCCTGAGGGAGCCTAAATGA
- the pabB gene encoding aminodeoxychorismate synthase component I, with protein MSANALQPGSILLVDLLKQKSALLFKKPFEVVSCTRLEDVLDCLSRLETAQQDGSYAAGFLAYELGFAFEQKLQDRFVETGEPLMWFGLYDAPTELSLDEARSFLAGIAAGQGAETTAPQFDMSRPQYEEAFSRAQKHLAQGDIYQVNLTMRARFTHKGCAERLFLDLMRRQPVEFAALVRMNGRTVVSLSPELFLERSGTRLRTKPMKGTAPRGRSGSEDMRIGKELASDPKQRSENTMIVDLMRNDLSRISETGSVRVTKLCEVERYLSLHQMTSTVEARVPPDVGFSDIISRLFPCGSITGAPKLSAMQIADDLETGPRGVYTGSIGYLKPGGDFRLNVAIRTLQLRDDGTGVAGTGSGVVFESGAAPEYDECALKLRFMSEDFPDFELLETLAFDPVDGLLLLERHLQRLEKSANYFGFPFNEAEIRSSLAAGARGYAGPMRVRLLLSAEGDLSVTATDLTPVDEKTVFNLVLASETIDPSNRFLYHKTTHRAFYDETRTRYQAETGCQEVLFENEMGFLTEGSYTTLFVKKGGRLMTPSLRHGLLPGTFRAGLLERGLAFEADLRPADLETADEMFVGNSVRGLVRARLLTRQASRPSDVSASDAVHETRKAG; from the coding sequence ATGTCAGCCAATGCGTTGCAGCCAGGATCAATCCTGCTTGTTGATCTCCTCAAGCAGAAGTCCGCGCTTTTGTTCAAAAAGCCCTTTGAAGTTGTCTCCTGCACGCGTCTGGAAGACGTGCTCGACTGTTTGTCGAGGCTCGAGACCGCGCAGCAAGACGGCAGCTATGCCGCTGGTTTTCTGGCATATGAGCTTGGCTTTGCCTTTGAACAAAAGCTGCAGGACCGATTTGTCGAAACTGGTGAACCGCTCATGTGGTTCGGGCTCTATGATGCCCCGACCGAGCTGAGCCTTGATGAAGCCAGATCCTTTCTTGCCGGTATCGCTGCAGGGCAGGGGGCGGAGACAACAGCTCCGCAATTCGACATGAGCCGGCCGCAATACGAAGAGGCGTTTTCGCGTGCTCAGAAGCATCTGGCCCAAGGCGATATCTATCAGGTCAATCTGACGATGCGTGCCCGGTTCACGCACAAGGGCTGTGCTGAAAGACTGTTCCTGGATCTCATGCGAAGACAACCTGTCGAGTTTGCGGCGCTTGTCAGGATGAACGGCAGGACGGTGGTGTCCTTGTCGCCGGAGCTTTTTCTCGAACGCAGTGGAACTCGTCTTCGCACGAAACCGATGAAGGGCACCGCCCCAAGGGGCAGATCGGGTTCCGAGGACATGAGGATTGGCAAAGAGTTGGCCTCAGATCCGAAACAACGGTCCGAGAACACGATGATCGTTGATCTGATGCGAAACGATCTGTCGCGCATTTCCGAGACCGGCTCTGTTCGCGTGACGAAACTGTGCGAAGTTGAACGCTACCTAAGCCTTCACCAGATGACGTCGACAGTCGAGGCGCGTGTTCCGCCCGATGTCGGTTTTAGCGATATCATCAGTCGTCTCTTTCCTTGTGGCTCCATCACTGGAGCGCCAAAATTAAGCGCGATGCAGATCGCGGATGATCTGGAGACTGGTCCACGGGGCGTCTATACCGGCTCCATTGGATATCTGAAGCCCGGTGGTGATTTCCGGCTGAACGTCGCAATCCGAACGCTTCAACTGCGCGATGATGGAACGGGCGTGGCCGGAACGGGGTCCGGTGTTGTTTTTGAGTCCGGCGCTGCACCGGAATATGATGAATGCGCCTTGAAACTCAGGTTCATGAGCGAAGACTTCCCTGACTTTGAATTGTTGGAGACACTGGCATTCGATCCTGTGGATGGTTTATTGTTGCTGGAGCGTCACCTGCAGCGCCTCGAGAAATCCGCAAATTATTTCGGCTTTCCCTTCAACGAGGCGGAAATCAGATCCAGCCTTGCAGCAGGTGCAAGAGGATATGCTGGGCCTATGCGTGTGCGGTTGCTGCTCAGTGCAGAAGGTGACCTGTCCGTCACTGCTACCGACTTGACGCCGGTAGACGAGAAAACCGTCTTCAATCTTGTATTGGCTAGTGAGACAATCGATCCAAGCAATCGGTTCCTCTATCACAAAACCACGCACCGCGCCTTCTATGACGAGACCAGAACGCGTTATCAGGCAGAGACAGGCTGTCAGGAAGTTCTGTTTGAAAATGAAATGGGGTTTCTGACCGAGGGCAGCTACACCACGCTGTTTGTCAAAAAGGGCGGCCGGTTGATGACACCGTCTCTGAGGCATGGTCTGCTGCCGGGAACTTTCCGTGCAGGGCTCCTCGAACGCGGCCTTGCCTTTGAAGCTGATCTTAGACCGGCAGATCTGGAAACGGCCGATGAGATGTTCGTCGGCAATTCCGTGCGCGGCCTGGTAAGGGCAAGGCTTTTGACCAGGCAAGCATCACGACCAAGCGATGTTAGCGCTTCAGATGCTGTGCACGAAACACGCAAGGCCGGTTGA
- a CDS encoding ABC transporter ATP-binding protein, translating into MIRLENMTKAFKHKGEFRYIAKDVSFTIPRGESIGLLGRNGAGKSTLLKLISGTIKPTSGRIIRRANVSFPLGFQGSFNPSLTGEQNVRFVARIYGHDTEDLVQYVQDFAELGKAYQMPVKTYSSGMKARLAFGVSMGISFDYYLVDEITAVGDKNFQQKCKRVFREKLQTSDIIMVSHAAGALKDYCTTGVVLEDGQLSYFANIDDAIRMHDENMARR; encoded by the coding sequence ATGATCCGTCTTGAAAACATGACCAAAGCTTTCAAGCACAAGGGTGAATTCCGTTACATCGCCAAGGATGTCTCGTTCACGATCCCCAGGGGTGAGAGTATCGGGCTGCTCGGTCGAAACGGGGCCGGTAAATCGACGCTACTGAAACTAATTTCCGGCACCATCAAGCCCACATCCGGTCGGATCATCCGGCGCGCAAACGTTTCCTTCCCCCTGGGTTTTCAGGGTAGTTTCAATCCTAGTCTAACTGGCGAACAGAATGTTCGTTTTGTTGCCAGAATCTATGGCCACGATACCGAAGACCTTGTTCAGTATGTTCAAGATTTTGCTGAACTTGGCAAAGCCTATCAAATGCCTGTAAAAACCTATTCGTCTGGTATGAAGGCACGTCTTGCTTTTGGAGTAAGTATGGGGATTAGTTTCGACTACTATCTAGTGGACGAGATCACAGCGGTAGGTGATAAGAACTTTCAGCAGAAATGCAAACGCGTTTTCAGAGAGAAACTACAAACGTCAGATATTATCATGGTGTCGCACGCAGCCGGCGCTCTTAAGGACTACTGCACGACCGGCGTCGTGCTTGAGGATGGACAGTTAAGCTATTTTGCGAATATTGATGATGCAATTCGAATGCACGATGAAAATATGGCACGCCGCTAG
- a CDS encoding RkpR, polysaccharide export protein codes for MAETDSSIVQMPQKGGAVVAPKERSIVERLKKSGLDPQKLLDLTLPGSSGKASTKTRHRLIAFGFALMVALPSMAFTFYMFFVASDQYHSVTAFALRSANQTPATEILGMVLDSGGESTASNSYIVHDYLQSQAIVQDLPDNVSLDAIYNRDGADWLFRMGSDLSIEEKVSYWNSKVDVDYDSTSGVIYIQTRSFDPQDSLLLAQTVLDRSETLVNQLSLENRRQSVKYAEEAVARAEARLKAIRKQMIAYREATQEVNPESNAELAMEMIARLDQEVAAKEAERATLSDHLDADSPKIRLLTGEINALKAQIAKERQRLGGGRAEDGSGRDSISYRIADYSELALEEEFAQKLYTTALAGLEKARQDADSKHLYLATFIEPTLSEAAQYPNRAIHSLSFFLLLLGVWIVCVLMYYNIRDRT; via the coding sequence GTGGCAGAAACAGACAGTTCCATTGTGCAAATGCCGCAAAAGGGCGGCGCCGTTGTCGCGCCCAAGGAACGTTCGATCGTCGAGCGGCTGAAGAAGTCGGGGCTCGACCCCCAGAAACTGCTCGATCTGACGTTGCCCGGGTCGTCCGGGAAAGCGTCGACCAAAACGCGGCACAGGCTGATTGCGTTCGGCTTTGCCCTCATGGTCGCGCTGCCGTCAATGGCCTTCACGTTCTACATGTTCTTCGTGGCCAGCGACCAGTACCACAGCGTGACGGCCTTTGCGCTGCGCAGCGCCAATCAGACGCCCGCGACCGAGATTCTCGGAATGGTGCTCGATTCCGGCGGCGAATCCACCGCATCCAACAGCTACATCGTTCATGACTACCTCCAAAGCCAGGCGATCGTTCAGGATCTGCCGGACAATGTCAGTCTGGACGCGATCTACAATCGTGACGGCGCCGACTGGCTGTTCCGGATGGGATCAGACCTGTCGATCGAGGAGAAAGTCAGCTACTGGAACAGCAAGGTGGACGTGGATTACGATTCCACGTCCGGCGTGATCTACATCCAAACCCGCAGTTTCGACCCGCAGGATTCGCTTCTTCTGGCGCAGACCGTTCTCGACCGGTCGGAAACCCTCGTGAACCAGCTGTCGCTGGAAAACCGCAGGCAATCGGTCAAGTATGCCGAAGAAGCCGTCGCAAGGGCCGAGGCCCGGCTGAAGGCGATCCGGAAACAGATGATCGCCTATCGGGAGGCGACCCAGGAGGTCAATCCGGAAAGCAACGCCGAATTGGCCATGGAAATGATCGCGCGGCTTGATCAGGAAGTCGCGGCCAAAGAAGCCGAACGGGCCACCTTGAGCGATCACCTGGATGCAGATTCGCCAAAGATCCGGCTGCTCACCGGCGAGATCAACGCCCTGAAGGCACAGATTGCCAAGGAGCGCCAGCGGCTCGGTGGCGGCCGCGCCGAAGACGGCTCAGGCCGGGACTCGATTTCCTACCGCATCGCCGACTATTCGGAGCTGGCGCTTGAGGAAGAATTCGCGCAGAAGCTTTACACCACAGCCCTGGCAGGGCTTGAAAAAGCGCGCCAGGACGCCGACAGCAAGCATCTCTATCTTGCAACTTTCATTGAGCCGACGCTCTCCGAGGCGGCGCAATATCCGAACAGGGCCATCCATTCTCTCAGCTTCTTCCTGCTGCTGCTGGGGGTCTGGATCGTCTGCGTCCTGATGTACTACAACATCCGCGACAGAACGTGA
- a CDS encoding nucleotidyltransferase family protein, producing the protein MTNAERTPDWDRLGDPYASTEEERLAALVAILQAIPHVIDILAAVRDLKLPDAWLVSGGIYQTVWNVMTGRPVLHGIKDFDIIYFDGSDLSYEAEDTVIKRVNRALPDLANLLEVRNQARVHLWYEQRFGRPYRPLDCAMDSLTTYAARTHAVAACINEDGTLKPYAPFGLANLFGMRLVPNYVQPNEKTYVEKADRMKELWPELTVLPWTG; encoded by the coding sequence ATGACAAATGCAGAACGAACTCCCGACTGGGATCGGTTGGGCGACCCTTATGCGTCAACCGAAGAAGAGCGGCTCGCCGCTCTGGTCGCAATCCTTCAAGCGATCCCGCATGTGATCGACATTCTTGCCGCGGTGCGCGATCTCAAGCTGCCGGACGCCTGGCTTGTTTCGGGGGGTATCTATCAAACCGTCTGGAACGTCATGACGGGTCGTCCGGTCCTTCATGGCATCAAGGATTTCGACATCATCTATTTTGACGGCAGCGATCTTTCCTATGAAGCCGAAGATACCGTCATCAAAAGGGTCAACAGAGCCCTGCCGGACCTTGCTAACCTTCTGGAAGTCAGGAACCAGGCCCGGGTACATTTGTGGTACGAGCAACGGTTTGGTCGGCCTTACCGGCCGCTTGATTGCGCGATGGACTCCCTGACGACCTATGCCGCACGCACGCACGCGGTTGCAGCCTGCATAAACGAAGACGGAACCCTGAAACCATACGCTCCCTTTGGACTTGCCAATCTTTTCGGCATGCGTCTGGTGCCCAATTATGTGCAACCAAACGAAAAGACCTATGTTGAGAAAGCAGATCGCATGAAAGAGTTGTGGCCTGAGCTAACTGTCTTGCCTTGGACAGGGTGA
- a CDS encoding phenylalanyl-tRNA synthetase subunit alpha, with translation MSLLTRLFLALALSFAAVLPAAAQTTDKDARVPTPTSFLEACAEKIESRGRLRFCDTYFRDKLGTEADSLLYLRDRITRLRASHEASSTEKYQSFLQAIYIVAFLTIASIVLIASDRRIGGTAKWAGLTSTAALLVMVVIVAMGWLGKYRAEYAAQFELGILRDRIETEAAQAIATGNQITPDMVRRWTEDFSDIGRRFAVSYADATLLPEVHRLSN, from the coding sequence ATGTCACTGCTGACCCGGCTCTTTCTCGCTTTAGCGCTTTCGTTCGCAGCTGTTTTGCCAGCTGCAGCGCAGACCACCGACAAGGACGCGCGCGTACCAACGCCAACATCCTTTTTGGAAGCCTGTGCTGAAAAAATCGAAAGCCGTGGGCGACTGCGGTTCTGCGATACCTATTTTCGCGACAAGCTCGGAACGGAAGCCGATTCGCTGCTGTATCTCAGAGACCGCATCACCCGCCTGAGAGCGAGCCATGAGGCAAGCTCCACGGAAAAGTATCAGAGCTTTCTTCAGGCGATTTATATCGTGGCCTTTCTGACCATCGCCTCGATCGTCCTGATTGCAAGCGACCGCCGCATCGGTGGCACTGCCAAATGGGCGGGACTGACAAGCACCGCGGCTCTTCTGGTGATGGTTGTGATCGTCGCCATGGGCTGGCTCGGAAAGTACCGCGCGGAATATGCGGCTCAGTTTGAGCTCGGCATCCTTCGCGACCGGATCGAGACAGAAGCGGCGCAGGCAATCGCAACCGGCAATCAGATCACGCCGGACATGGTGCGTCGCTGGACCGAGGACTTTTCCGACATCGGCCGCCGCTTTGCAGTGAGCTATGCCGACGCCACGTTGCTGCCCGAAGTTCACCGACTGAGTAACTGA